One Blastocatellia bacterium DNA window includes the following coding sequences:
- a CDS encoding dienelactone hydrolase family protein: MIKPTVVAVMAILSTTFPGGTQDFALRRLEKSPRHQEWVAVKYGARTVHAFLVYPEVKEKAPAVVVIHENRGLSDWVRSVADELAEAGYIAIAPDLLSGMAPGGGRTSDFPSQDAAREAISRLSSEQVMADLNAVADYVAKLPACNGRVAVAGFCWGGSQAFRFATVRPSLAAAYVFYGTAPNDREQLSRIACPVYGFYGGNDARVNATIPQTAELMKALGKTYEPVTYEGAGHGFMRTGEEPEAAPANKKARDEAWKRWKALLEHLKR, from the coding sequence ATGATCAAACCAACCGTCGTTGCCGTGATGGCGATTCTCAGCACCACATTTCCAGGCGGGACGCAAGATTTCGCCCTCCGGCGCCTGGAGAAATCCCCCCGGCACCAGGAGTGGGTCGCCGTCAAATATGGTGCTCGAACCGTCCATGCCTTCCTTGTTTACCCGGAAGTGAAGGAGAAGGCGCCAGCGGTTGTGGTGATTCACGAGAATCGCGGCCTGAGCGATTGGGTCCGAAGCGTAGCCGATGAGCTTGCCGAAGCAGGCTATATAGCCATTGCGCCCGATCTTCTCTCAGGGATGGCTCCGGGCGGGGGAAGGACGAGCGATTTCCCCAGCCAGGACGCTGCCCGGGAAGCAATTTCTCGACTGTCTTCCGAGCAGGTGATGGCCGACCTCAATGCCGTAGCCGACTATGTGGCGAAGCTCCCGGCGTGCAACGGGAGGGTCGCCGTTGCGGGCTTCTGCTGGGGTGGATCGCAGGCGTTCCGATTCGCCACGGTCCGTCCCTCGCTGGCCGCCGCTTACGTCTTCTATGGAACGGCACCAAACGACCGGGAACAGTTGTCCCGAATCGCCTGTCCCGTGTACGGCTTCTACGGAGGCAACGATGCCCGCGTCAACGCGACGATTCCTCAAACGGCTGAGCTGATGAAGGCGCTCGGTAAGACCTATGAGCCCGTCACCTACGAGGGGGCGGGACACGGGTTCATGCGCACGGGTGAAGAGCCTGAGGCCGCTCCGGCCAACAAGAAGGCTCGCGATGAAGCCTGGAAGCGATGGAAGGCATTGCTCGAACACCTGAAGCGGTAG
- a CDS encoding enoyl-CoA hydratase/isomerase family protein, whose translation MTSFEGQALSWSVIEGVLEVALHRPPCNEIGTLMLGELEQLMTAWSVLETDVEAIIFHSTLPCGFSAGADLHELYERMQGLTPEERAAGVRSFLERVHWVFNTLDQLPVPTIAAVHGVTFGGGWELALTCDLIIADKMTRFCFPELRLGLIPGFGGIPRLRRDVGNGVIRDLLLTGRSINAVKAQALGLVSQVVAPGQSLVVARSLARQMKKFDRTTRATAKRFMKPLPERELAEEIALFCELVRRPAVEEGLRKFVQGRDVLPYLP comes from the coding sequence GTGACCAGTTTTGAGGGTCAAGCACTGTCGTGGTCAGTCATCGAAGGTGTGCTCGAAGTGGCGCTCCACAGGCCGCCGTGTAACGAGATCGGGACGCTTATGCTCGGCGAGCTGGAGCAGTTAATGACCGCGTGGTCAGTGCTGGAAACGGATGTGGAGGCTATTATCTTCCACAGCACGCTTCCCTGCGGATTCAGTGCCGGCGCGGATTTGCACGAGTTATACGAAAGGATGCAAGGCCTGACGCCGGAAGAACGAGCAGCGGGAGTGCGTTCCTTCCTGGAAAGGGTGCACTGGGTGTTCAACACGCTCGATCAGCTTCCGGTGCCGACCATTGCTGCCGTTCATGGAGTCACGTTTGGCGGCGGCTGGGAACTCGCGTTGACGTGCGATCTGATTATCGCCGACAAGATGACGCGGTTTTGTTTTCCCGAGCTGAGGCTCGGTCTCATTCCCGGCTTCGGAGGCATTCCTCGTCTCAGGCGCGACGTGGGCAACGGCGTTATTCGTGATCTCCTTCTGACCGGAAGAAGCATCAACGCAGTGAAAGCCCAAGCGCTCGGGCTGGTCAGTCAAGTGGTGGCTCCCGGCCAATCCCTTGTCGTTGCCCGCTCCCTCGCCCGTCAAATGAAAAAGTTTGATCGAACGACACGGGCGACGGCCAAGCGTTTCATGAAACCCTTACCGGAGCGGGAACTGGCAGAAGAGATCGCGCTCTTTTGCGAGCTGGTGAGACGGCCCGCCGTCGAAGAGGGGTTGCGGAAATTCGTCCAGGGCAGGGACGTCCTGCCCTATTTGCCCTAG